Proteins encoded in a region of the Mycteria americana isolate JAX WOST 10 ecotype Jacksonville Zoo and Gardens chromosome 9, USCA_MyAme_1.0, whole genome shotgun sequence genome:
- the SPC25 gene encoding kinetochore protein Spc25: MAHIKAEDEIILFEREMKEFWTKLKSVYGTEQINQTLALRDSCKESIKALSEKWSKKLKEGDLMIDKIQEYRNEILQQSQRISENQEHLTEVKSNLNQEEEQKKDLTDSIQELKEELMKKKEVISSKNKATKERVERLCKSKVLFEERLGLEIRRIHNEQLQFIFRHIDHKDPDKPYVFTLSINEQGDYEVTSCTPPLDCIAEFQLKVRETNNFSAFVANIRKAFTALSYK, from the exons ATGGCTCATATAAAGGCAGAAGATGAAATAATcctctttgaaagagaaatgaaagagttTTGGACCAAGTTAAAAAGCGTTTATGGTACTGAACAGATCAATCAGACTTTAGCACTGAGAGATTCATGCAAGGAGTCTATAAAAGCACTTTCAG AGAAATGGTCCAAGAAGCTGAAAGAAGGGGACCTGATGATTGATAAAATTCAGGAGTACAGAAATG AGATTCTCCAGCAGAGCCAACGCATATCAGAAAATCAAGAGCATTTGACAGAAGTAAAATCTAACCTAAATCAAGAAGAAGAGCAAAAGAAGGACTTGACTGACAGCATCCAAGAGCTTAAAGAAGAGTTGATGAAGAAAAAGGAGG TAATATCTTCTAAAAACAAAGCCACTAAGGAGAGAGTGGAACGACTATGCAAGTCTAAAGTATTGTTTGAAGAGCGGCTTGGACTGGAGATACGCAGAATTCACA ATGAACAATTACAGTTTATATTCAGACACATTGACCACAAAGATCCTGACAAGCCATATGTGTTTACCCTTTCCATCAATGAACAGGGAGATTATGAAG TGACTTCCTGTACTCCTCCTCTGGACTGTATAGCAGAGTTCCAGCTCAAAGTGAGAGAAACTAACAATTTTTCTGCGTTTGTTGCCAACATCAGAAAAGCTTTCACTGCTTTATCTTATAAATAG